Sequence from the Alosa sapidissima isolate fAloSap1 chromosome 21, fAloSap1.pri, whole genome shotgun sequence genome:
TAGTCGGAACACGACTCCGCACCTGCGTCTTCACAATGTAACCACAGTCCTCGTCAATGTGGTTGTTGGGTTCCCCCTCCTCCCAGAAACTGAGTGGCAAAAGACACTGGTTAACAGAAGTGAAAGAAACAAAAGGTCTGCAACTGACCTTACTTGCTGACTTGGCATCCTGCTTTTGATCTtcacaattacagtttttctcaattgttAAGATGCACTTAATGCAACTGGGATGTGCTTGAACTTGAGCTTTACCTTCTTTTATGAAGCCTAAAGAGACTTTATAAAGCAAATCTCTCCTATATGTACAAGAGAGCATAATGCTGATGTTTGGAAGAAAACATGTTTGAAGAAGAACCTgcaattttttttataaaaacaaGAACTTCCATTTTTAGAAAATATGGACAAAGATGCCAACAGAAACAGGATGTCACTCGCGTGGGTACTTTAACAGTGCAGCCTGAAAACAGTTGATCTAGAGTTATGCTCAAAAACACAAGACTACTCCCCCACCTTCCTTTCCTCCTTTCCATCTCCATTTCCGTTTTTTAGTATCACAATtacttgtttatgtttttttattctatctggattttttggggggttttgttatattattgctttctttgcgtgtgtgtgtagcagaatAGGTGAGACTGAGGATTGGTGTGGATGTATTGGAATGGATGGATAAGGATGGGCAGTGTACAGAGGTGGGGGTGTATGTGGAGAGGGCTGGGGGAGGGATGGGCGGATAAACTCTTTCATAatcatatattttgtatatatttGTCCAAGATTTTGGCACCTGTTTTACAAattccaataaaaaaaaacaggatgtCATAGTCCGTGGCAAACAAAACCAAAGAGTGTAATGAAAGGAGAATGTTTTGGAAAGACAAATATAAACGGATACACATTTAGAATTATCAAGAAACCTTTTTAAAACATGGGCTGCACTCTGCACCCTGGAGTGAGGCCCAGAATTAGCTAAATTACAGCAGTGTATGTCCCTGatatcccagtgtgtgtgtgcgtgagagaacTGTGAACCTGTGCATTCCCTTACCTGGAATTCATATTTAGCGCTGTCCCATCCACCCAGTGCCAGGTCCCCTCAGCCTTCTCATCGGTGATTCCAAACCAGTAGGCATTCCAGTGTCCCCGAACCAGCTTGTTCCAAATGAACGTCTACGGCCAGGCACACAAAAAGTGATTGAAAGGAAGGtgaatataataaaataataataataataaatgtattCTTCACATTAGTTGGTATTGCTATAGCTTACTGGAATGGGACCGATTGTGAGGGCATTcgtatttgtgtttttatgtgtgcatgtgtgtgcagcatCACTGACCATTTTTTGGATCAGTGATTTAAAAAGCTGTGGAAAAAACTGTTAGAAGATGACATCCCCACAGAGATGCCTCACTTTTATTTTTACCAAGTAAAGTTCTGCCACTTACAGTAAATTCTTAATGATATGTCAGTATATTCCTGATGATTATATCCTTGCCTAAGTGTTGCAGCGATGCATTGAGTCTTCATTATCAACATTGCCCATGCATATTCAAATAACAATACTCTCCTCATAGCCTTGGTCCAGTAAGTTCACACAAGGTCTGACCCTTGGTTACCTTGTTGGCTTTACGTACATAATatttccccccttctctctccccctctccctccctctctcttttctcttttctctctcacctgTTCTTCTTCCGTATGGATAATGGCCAGGTGTCCCCCTCTCTGTTGACAGAACCGCTGGCTGCCCATCCAGCTCAGTGTGGTGCGGGAGATGTAGTAGCAGCTGTTTTCGAAGCGGAGCCAGTCTGCTGGGCACTTAGGCAGGTCCGGTGGGGACGGGGAGGCTGCCGGGGCCAGAGTGGTCACACGTGCAGGAGGAGGGGTTGAGGGGGTTGCCTCTGGTGGGAGACAGCACAGCTATCAGAAATCTCATTCACCCCCTCATCACAGCTAAGCATGCGAGAAAGCCTGGTCTCCGATCAGTGGTCGCAGCAACGTTGTGAGAGAtgaaataagtataagtaagtataagtatactcttttgatcctgtgagggaaatttggtctctgcatttatcccaatccgtgaattagtgaaacacactcaacacatagtgaggtgaagcacacactaatcccagcgcagtgagctgcctgcaacaacagcagcgctcggggagcagtgaggggttaggtgccttgctcaagggcactttagccgtacctactggtcggggttcgaaccggcaaccctccggttacaggtccgaagtgctaaccagtaggccacggctgccccaaaaatGGGAACGAGGAAGATGACTAACTCACACAGCGCCACTCTCATGAACACAAACATCTCTCCCCTAAGAAATATGCATTATGTAAACGAATAATTAAGCCTATGTAAATATCACAGGGGTAAAATGAGGATAGATTATAAAAACACAATGATGCATACACTAATGTCCAAGCCACATTAAAGCGTAAAGCGTATGCTGCAACAAAACCCttttccactataatcaatggaaatggctacaccagatgtgagaACTGCAGGCACACAAAAAGGACATTTGAAAAAGAATGGaccactcttctctctttctattttttGTGCAGCTCATGCGCTCTGTTTCAGCTGCATGTTGAGCCCTAGTAGCCCCACTGTAAGTGTCACTACTGTGGGAAAGAAAGGGGCCTTGCTGACCACTTATGTTCCcaatcacattctgtttacatAGTTTAGCTGGCTACTGGCTTTGCTGGGACATGTTTGTGGGAGGAAATGTTTTTGTCTGAGTAGATTAGGTATAGATGGCTCTTGCATTTTGTCTTAGGAAAGAACTTGGCTGATTTGTGCAGGAGGTCTGgaagaaattaattaaaatcccACTGCCCAGTTAAAAACATCAGGAAGGCCACACTCGTATGCACACAGGAAATGTGTTCATTCCCTGAGCATTTAAATTTCCGAATATTTAGGAGGGATCAGGAGGAGGATGCTTCTTCTTACAATAGTACTTTCTGTTTGTGATAGTTGCAAAGAAAGACTCCAAGGACCTTAGTAAACAACTGTCAAGCAAAATAAATTTGTCTACCTTTTTTGTACATAGAAATGTTCAAACTCTTTTCAGATTCTCGTTTGTGTGATAGGTGCAAATATTAAGCTATTTAAAGGAGCAATTTGTCAAGACTGACCACTGACTGACCACACGTTGCAGTACATTTCACTAAATCTAAATATTACCACTGTTCATGCCTGCCTCACTGACTCTATAAACGCCTTTAATTAATCCTACTCTTTTCCATGTTAGTCATCAACATCTGTGatgaatttctctctctctctctctctctctctctctctctctcagaaacacacacacacacacacacacacacacacacacacacacacacacacacacacagtgtgtgaaagagagagacaaagctcGCCTAACCTATGCCCTACATTGAGGGGAACTGGGAGGACCAAGGACTATAGTCTAAGTTACACCAGGTGGCAGAGTTATTCCACAATGAGTCAGTCCATTTTACTCATTACAGGAAAGGGCATTACACTAGGATTCTcagaaaataaaatgaataCTGACGAAAGACATTACTGTATGATGCCATTACCATATGATAGGCTACTAATGATTCCCTGAATATTACATCTGCAATGCAAACCCAAATCATATCAAATCATAGACACGATATGATATCATATCAAAATCATAATTTAAAGTACCACAGGAATTCCCCTTTTGTACATTTTTCAATTTTTGTCAGTTCTCAGCCAATTGGGCATCCATTTAATGCTAGGGGGCTACCCAATACATTGAGAATTGACAAAAAGGGTCATGTTGGCAATCTGCCAATTATAAGTCTGTGcatcatcaaaatgagtttgtaGGCATTGTTTTCAGGTAAAAGTACTACATTGTGTAGCTTCCACAGCATCCCTACCTAAGGCCTTCACCCTCTCCTGCAGGATATCCCTCTCCGTCTCCAGCTCCTTATTCTCCTTCTCCAAGTTCTTCATTTGCTCCATCAGTTCTGTGACGTTCACAGGAAGAGTCTGCTGCTGGGTCTCAGCGGAGGCATCGGCTGTCACCTCAGAGACATTCCTACCTGCAGTGTCAGGCACAaaaagggagggaaaaaaagacgCAGCTGTTATACATATAACAAAGTTGTGACTGGAGCTGCAGCAGTGTTGGTCCAGGTTTGATTCCTGAACCCACCGTTACAAGTCTATGTTACTTTGGATACATGCTTTTGTTAAAGGTACACTAAAAAGATTTTCAtcttaatataacctttacaaagccaatttgatggtgaACGAATTTGTGTATCGTTCACTTATATAGCCATACAGCACAGCCGTAGCGAGTCGGTAATGACAGAACCAGCCATTCAACTTCAAGAACAGCGACCCGAAAACATCTCGAGacaatcgtgaaacattaccttgtcagtagatatagctctctAGAGATATtttttcacctccacaacaaaagcattttcattgtttacagGGGAACAAGCCAcaagaagtaggctatttacaactgcagtgtgaaaaaatatatcgtgactctagggggagctctacagtcaccaaaaatacctaaacatGCATAGTACCTTTAAATATCAGTCACTTTGTCTTTGAGTTTGACATGCTCAGAGCCAAAAACAACAACTTACAACACATAAAGTTTGGTGAATGAAGAATCTGGGCTTGTCGCTACAATCATGAACATTCAAATAACATCCAACACCAGAGGTCCTCTTTCCAATCGCcatgaggaaaaaaaaacagctgaccTCTTTTACCAAGACCTTTCAACAATCTGGATAACATTAGCATTAGTCACCCAATTAGCCCTGTGCGCATTTATAAACAgtacaaaaacatgttttttcttcggagggaaagagagggtggGTAGAGGAGAAAAATAGATGGAATAAGAACTGACTGGAAAAAGATGGTCAAACACAGAAATAAACAAGTCGAGACAGATAGTGGTGCTGTATTTGACCTTCCCCTGATTCTACTTCCACATAGTTAGAGGTCTTGGTAGGGAGCCAAGCACCATGTCCAGCCCTATTGGCCTGTGGTCCATGGACAGCCTATCTAGTGTTTACACAGGGCTGAGGTAGTAGTCAAAGCTAAGGCATATTcacaaattaataaaaaaaaaaaaaccactgaAATCTATATCAGTGGTTGTCAAAGTCTGGggcgggccccactagtggggaatagagatTGAACATTGGTCTGGGGAGTCCGCTATGTATTTTCTGCTTAACAAGAGGTGTGATCAACGggtatagttcaaatgactctgtacGCAATTGGATAGTCATTCACCAACTGACCAACGAACCGGGTGACGTTTGAGAGCGATGCGAAAACTCCAGGCTCTCCCGCTATCGTCATCGTTTTAAACCTGCCAATAGCGTgccaggtggataagccagCTTGTGATTGGTCCAGGCAAAATTGTAACAGAAGCAGCAGAAAAAGATGCACAGGTTTtcagcctgagctgcagggtGAAAAAGAAATTGCCGTCAGATAGGAAAGGTGAGGCATTGTGAAAAATGTGACATGCCACTAGGCCGTCTACTTGTTTTGTCTGATTGTCTTCAGGTGTCCCAAGATCTAACGGGCTGATGAGCTGCACCTGAGAGCAGGTCGCCAGCTAAAAGGGCTGCTTCCTCTCCCCTTAGGAGAGGGCCATTCTTACTTTGGGTTTTGGACATGCAACactgcactcagacacattacaaacacacataacaacATCCATGCATTACAGATTACTGACTGTGACCCTCCAcatactgtttgtttgtttgctataTGATTAATTTCGTTAATAAATCCATATTTTAGTTAAAGATCCAACCTCTCGACTCCCTCTTTTGTTGTGGCCTTACCCCAAGGTCATAACAAAGATGTGAAGGGTAAGGCAAAGGTGAGGCATAGAGAGGACAGAAAGTAAAAACTGGAGCACTGGCCCCAACACCAATAATGCAGTGGCTGCatccaggcttggaatttcaccattctgggggcaaggccacttggccttcagttgggcatatttggtggggggcacaaaggccacatgtcagggcaccaaggccaaagttaactatacagtagtaggtagataaaaattatcaaagttgtatttagcctattcactgcagtagacctgcatcattgtatgaaacattacaaaaacatgaaacatgacatattgcatataactgtaaatcatctgatcatctaataaaaacagatatctaggctatatataaaatttattttatatttggcctgctatgaaatcatgtattgaacaatttaaatttaagcgcagctcagctttaagaaactcaaatagcctagatgcatgcttagcattttgtgatcattaaggctactttcacaaactcttagtcagttgtcctctgatttaccaatatctaggcgatatttgtaacatttattttgtatttggcccgttatgaaatcatgtggaacaatttaaacacgttgtaaaacttaaagcccaaatttggagacatccatgcatgtcgaaatttactgcaaattcaaaactggattactctggaacgtctaactgtacaggggactgctttacacttttgtgttcggtaaggtctgctgtttattctgatatgtggtttgtcatgtgttaaaagaagggttcgtgaagtattctaccgagatgaatgggtagggagatcatggacgcaaaaccttcagtagaatgtattattaaattaaattatattatttacttttctcgcgaaccgttcaacacagcaattattggctaacatcgtttaaaagctgagaaaaagctctttcatgtgatacttgtgatgtctgtgtgatgaatag
This genomic interval carries:
- the zgc:174904 gene encoding hepatic lectin isoform X1; the protein is MTAENGTTFCEGMYSKLIDSDGPYDELSSPNVQEQHIVHVSPARGNSRQPYKLATACLTGLCVILLLVLVVMSSRRNVSEVTADASAETQQQTLPVNVTELMEQMKNLEKENKELETERDILQERVKALEATPSTPPPARVTTLAPAASPSPPDLPKCPADWLRFENSCYYISRTTLSWMGSQRFCQQRGGHLAIIHTEEEQTFIWNKLVRGHWNAYWFGITDEKAEGTWHWVDGTALNMNSSFWEEGEPNNHIDEDCGYIVKTQVRSRVPTKSWYDAPCEMHWRFVCELELTAVSTTASV
- the zgc:174904 gene encoding C-type lectin domain family 4 member E isoform X2, producing the protein MTIAGEPGVFASLSNVTRFVGRNVSEVTADASAETQQQTLPVNVTELMEQMKNLEKENKELETERDILQERVKALEATPSTPPPARVTTLAPAASPSPPDLPKCPADWLRFENSCYYISRTTLSWMGSQRFCQQRGGHLAIIHTEEEQTFIWNKLVRGHWNAYWFGITDEKAEGTWHWVDGTALNMNSSFWEEGEPNNHIDEDCGYIVKTQVRSRVPTKSWYDAPCEMHWRFVCELELTAVSTTASV